The Monodelphis domestica isolate mMonDom1 chromosome 7, mMonDom1.pri, whole genome shotgun sequence genome window below encodes:
- the CCL19 gene encoding C-C motif chemokine 19: MSPFLLLSLLLLSSTYPAWSGTNDAEDCCLSVTKSVIPRHIVCAYRRLTPENGCRLPAVVFTTLKGHQLCAPPDQHWVKRLIKRLDKNSSQYHNCP; this comes from the exons ATGAGTCCCTTCCTGCTCCTCAGCCTGCTCCTTCTCTCCAGCACATATCCAG CTTGGAGCGGTACCAACGACGCCGAGGACTGCTGCCTGTCTGTAACGAAGTCCGTCATTCCTCGCCACATCGTGTGTGCCTATCGCCGTCTCACTCCCGAGAATGGCTGCCGATTGCCCGCAGTGGT GTTCACCACCCTGAAAGGCCACCAGCTCTGCGCTCCCCCTGACCAGCACTGGGTGAAACGGCTCATCAAGAGACTGGATAAAAACAGTTCTCAG TACCACAACTGCCCTTAG